The Bacteroidales bacterium genome includes the window ACCAGAGACCCTCTGATTAACAGTCAGATGCTCTAACCAACTGAGCTAAGGAGGAATATCTTTATCTATTTTCTATATCCTCTAACCAATCCGTCAGCTGACGGACTAAGGAGGAATATCCCTTGTTAAAATTGGGACTGCAAAATTAAACTTTCGTTTTAAATAAACAATATCTTTGCAAAAAATTTTTCAAAAACCTTTAAAATACTGAACAGGAATGAGCATTGTAGTCGTTGGAACCGTAGCTTTCGATAAGATTGAAACCCCTTTTGATAAGACTGATAAAATACTTGGCGGTGCCGCCACATATATCGCTTTAGCTGCTTCCCAGCTGGGAGGTGAAGTGAATCTTGTTTCAGTTGTTGGAGGTGATTTCCCACAGGAATATTTCGACCTTCTGCATCAATATAAAGTCAATACTGATGGCCTGCAGGTGAAACCCGAAGGGAAATGCTTTTTCTGGTCAGGGAGGTATCATTCAGATATGAATTCCAGGGATACCCTGATTACCGACCTGAATGTGCTTGCTGATTTCGATCCAGTGCTCCCGGAATCATATACCAGTCCTGAGTTCCTGGTGCTGGGCAACCTTACCCCTGCTGTTCAGATGCGCGTTCTCGATCAGCTGAAGAAAAGGCCCCGCCTGATCGTTATGGATACCATGAATTTCTGGATGGATACCGCCTGGGATGACCTCCTGGAAGTAATTAAAAGGGTAGATGTCCTTACAGTAAATGATGGGGAAGCCCGTCAGCTTACCGGTGAATACTCCCTCGTGAAGGCCGCTCAGAAAATCCTGACCATGGGCCCAAAATTCCTGGTAATCAAGAAGGGTGAACATGGAGCTTTGCTTTTCCATGAAAAAAGTGTTTTCTATGCCCCGGCTCTCCCGCTCGAAGAAGTGTTTGACCCAACAGGCGCCGGCGATACCTTTGCCGGAGGATTTATCGGCCACCTGGCCCGAACCAAGGATATTTCTTTTCATAATCTTAAAAATGCAATCATCTACGGTTCCGCAATGGCCTCTTTTACCGTTGAAAAATTCGGGACTGAAGGATTGCAGGGCTTGTCACATGAAGCCATTGAAGACAGGGTCAAGCTGTTTGTCGACCTGGTGCAGTTTGATATTTCCCTCGTGAGTTAGAGTAGTTACTAGTGAATAGCGACTAGTGACTAGTGACTAGTGACTAGTGATTAGTGGATAGTGACAGGTGATTAGTGACTAGCGAATAGTGACTGGATCGGTTTGATATTTCCCTTATGAGTTAGTTTATTTTCTGGTGGTTGTGAATAGCGACTAGTGAATCGTGACTAGCGGAACATTTTAAATTTCTAAATTTTCAAATTTTCAAATTTTCAAATTTTCAAATTATCTCATTCTTTTCGTCGGTTCACTCCCCATTTTCCGCCATTCACCGATTATTTATTTATTACCCCATGGGTGCGATTTATTTTTGCCAATAATTCTTAAGCGATATACCATGGTGAAGAATTATCCGTTTGCTGACTAATCATCGGATCCTGGCATTATCCTATTCTATCATACCCTTAATATCTATTATCAATGAAATTGCTTGCCATCGAAAAAGAACTCACACAGGTAAACTGGGATGAACAAAGTGAAGTGCTTAACAACGAAGCATATAGAGTGTATCAACTGTTTCAGGAAGGAGTAATCAGGGAGATCTATTTCAACGAAAATGAAAACGCAGTCATCGTACTCGAATCTAAATCGAAGGATGAAGCCAATGAAGTATTGGGCACTCTTCCCCTCGTGGCAGCAGGTATGATAGGCTTCGAATTAATGGAACTACACCCTTATACCGGTTTCAGCCGTATCATTTATAAAATGGTGGATTAATACCCATTGTTTTCCCTCATTTTCTTATAGTCTTTGATTATTGTATACTCATTGTTAGAGTAACTTTTTTGTTCGACTTCCGTCTATACTCCTGGAAACTAAACGAAGAATTGTTGTTTCTGCACATTCTGTTTATTAGCAACTAAATTTATTTGACAAAAATTCATTAATCATTATAATAATGATTATGGAAGAGGTATGCTATTTTCTAACTAACATATAAAAAGTGAGATAGAAATATTTCTCGCAGAATGTCAAGAAAATGAAAATAAGTTGATAATTATTGACAAAAGTACTTTTACATCCTAAAAAACTACTTTCAACTACTCGTTTTCGTCATTCAACCAGAATAAATTTCACGACCCGATTCCTGAACATAGTTTTGCATCATCAATCAAACAAAACAATAAAACAATGAAAAACATCAGCATTACTTTAGCACTTCTATTCATTGCATTAATATTAAATGCACAGGAGGCCACCAGGTCAAACGATGAAATCAGCACCCTTTTTGGAAAGAATAAGGATACAAAACTGGGTTGGTTTGTAGGTTTCGATAATAGTTACACTCAATTTGGCTCCAGGGATGTCCATATGAGTGGTTTCAATGCGGGACTTATCATCAATCACTCTTTTGCAGTTGGATTCTCAGGTTCCGGCTGGACAAACAGAAATTCCATGTATTATAATCATGTCACCGATACATCAGGTGCTTACCTGGAAGGCGGCTTTGGCAGGATGCTATTTGAAATCACACCTTTTCCTCAATCGCCACTGCATATCACTTTCCCCATATTGCTGGGAGGTGGCGGTGCAAGCTACATTACCGAAGAAGACTATTTCGAATGGGATGAAGATGATTGGGATAATTATCATAAAAATCTTGACACAGACCTGTTCTTTTCTTTTGAACCCGGTATCAGGGCTGAACTGAATGTATTCAGGTTCATGCGTTTGAATGCAGGTGTAAGTTACCGTTATGTAAGCGGATTGGAACTTATGAATACTCCTTCCGATTTGATGAATAATCTTTCAGCCACTGTGGGACTTAAATTCGGGAAATTCTAAGATTCTCCGGGGTTGTCAGAAATAGCTCTATCTAATTCAAATAATAATCAGGTCGCAATGATGACTCTTGTAAATAATTACTAAAATGAAATCAATACTACTTTCACTTTTTATTTCTCTCTCACTTTTTGGATGTGAGAAGATTCAAAACGAGCATGATTCAATAACAGGTATGGGTCCTCTGCACATGGAAGAACGGACTGTTTATGGTTTTACCAAGATCGAAAACAGGTTAGCTGCCAACATTCGCATCATGAAGAGCAGTACCAGAAAAGTTGAGGTTAAAGCACAGAAAAACATTCTTTCGGGGATACATACTAATGTTATCAATGGTTCCCTTATCATTTCTTCAGGTAACTTTTCAATCATTACTGATAGTACAATTTCGTTGGATATCTATATAACAGATAATCAAATGGATGAATTAAGTATGAAAGGTTCAGGATTGGTTTGGTCAGAATGTCCTATTGAGAGAATCTATCTTTCAGGAGCCGGTAATATCAGCTGTTCAGGTGAAACGACACATACTGAAGTTTTGCTTTCTGGCTTTGGAAATATCAACCTGTTGGATATGAAAGTATCCACTGCAGATATCCGCATCTCAGGCAATGGTAATGTGAAGATGAATGCAGATGAAAGAATTGATATTTCAATACCTGGCATGGGTAATGTTTACTATACAGGGAATCCGGAAATTAAACAAAGTATTTCCGGGATGGGTAATGTAATCAATCTCTGAGATCTGAATTAAAACCTAAACTGCCTGTTAATTCCTTTCGGGAATTAGCAGGCAGTTTTTTTATGATGATTATAGTAGGAAGGGATAACTTAGTACTACAATCTAATTACCGAATCAGCACAATGGTCCCAAACACAGGTTCGGTCAGCTTGTCATGGTTCCCCACATCCTTATTATTCCAGATGGTTCCATCGCGGAAGATGGCCTGGATTTTCCAGACATACACATCCTGCTGCACGGGGTGGCCTTTGTAGGTTCCATCCCAGGACTCCACCGGTGATCCTCTCTCATCCAGCTGCTTGGATTCCCAGATCATGGCTCCGTGTGAGTTATACACCTGGCAGTGGTAAGTGGCCAGGTTCTGACCTACAGGTTTCCATATCCTTGTCTGCTGTAGCGTACCTCCCGGGGCAAAAGCATTGGGGACATACAAGCCCTTTGAACAGCAAGGTATATAACATGCTGGTAGTATCCGAACAGCCCTGCTCATTCAGGGTCACCAGGGTCACGGTATAGGTGCCGTCTTCGGTGTAGGTGATCAATGGGGAGGCCAATGGTGATATCTCTCCATTGCCAAAGTCCCAGTGGTATTCATCGGCTCCGATGGATCCATCGTTGAACTGCACCTGTCCCTGCACCTGTTCTACATCCTCTGTATAACTGAAAGCACTCAGTGGTGATGGTTCCACATCTACCTCTGCCCTTAAGGTATCTGCACATTGGTTGGTATCGCTGGCGGTCAGCAGCACCCTATACCTGCCGATACTGTCGAACACGAACTGCGGGGTGGATCCCTGCATCGAGCCTAAAAATCTTCCCAGACTGTCACTCACCCTCCATCCCCATAGGTTCAGCGGGGCAAGGTAAGGATCTGAATGGTCGAAGAAGTAGGTCGGATGCCCTACACAGGCAATAGAGCTGTTAAAGGTAGCAGAAGGCAGTCCATGGATTATCAGGCTGGTGGTGGCGGTATCACGGCATCCCGACTGGTTGGTGACAATCAGCCTGGGGTCATAACTGCCCGGGGCAGGATAAACCCAGGAGGGGTTGCGGTTTACAGCGGTGTCATACACACTCTGCGGATCACCAAACTCCCAGCGGTAAGTGAGCAATGTGGCTCCATTGGCTTTGGTGGTATCGGTAAACATCGACTCCTGTTTGTAACATACATCCTGTGTTGAAAAGCCTGCCATAGGTGTGGCGATCACCGTGATCACCCTTTGTGTGGAGTCACTGATCACGCTGCCTCCCACAATGGTGCTGACCTTTAGTTTTACAAGGAAAGTACCCGGCTGGGTGAAGGTATGGGTGGTGAGGGATTGATAGCTGTTATAAGTGGTCGGTTGTGCGGTATCTCCCCAGGTCCATACCCACTGACTGATCTGGGCATCACAGGTGGAAAAGTCCGAAAACGCAAGGGCATAGTTCTGGCAAAGCAAAGTGTCTGATGGCGTATAGGCTGCCACAATACAGGGGGAACGCTGAATGCTGTCTGTGACTGT containing:
- a CDS encoding bifunctional hydroxymethylpyrimidine kinase/phosphomethylpyrimidine kinase translates to MSIVVVGTVAFDKIETPFDKTDKILGGAATYIALAASQLGGEVNLVSVVGGDFPQEYFDLLHQYKVNTDGLQVKPEGKCFFWSGRYHSDMNSRDTLITDLNVLADFDPVLPESYTSPEFLVLGNLTPAVQMRVLDQLKKRPRLIVMDTMNFWMDTAWDDLLEVIKRVDVLTVNDGEARQLTGEYSLVKAAQKILTMGPKFLVIKKGEHGALLFHEKSVFYAPALPLEEVFDPTGAGDTFAGGFIGHLARTKDISFHNLKNAIIYGSAMASFTVEKFGTEGLQGLSHEAIEDRVKLFVDLVQFDISLVS
- a CDS encoding DUF2807 domain-containing protein, producing MKSILLSLFISLSLFGCEKIQNEHDSITGMGPLHMEERTVYGFTKIENRLAANIRIMKSSTRKVEVKAQKNILSGIHTNVINGSLIISSGNFSIITDSTISLDIYITDNQMDELSMKGSGLVWSECPIERIYLSGAGNISCSGETTHTEVLLSGFGNINLLDMKVSTADIRISGNGNVKMNADERIDISIPGMGNVYYTGNPEIKQSISGMGNVINL
- a CDS encoding gliding motility-associated C-terminal domain-containing protein — translated: MYVPNAFAPGGTLQQTRIWKPVGQNLATYHCQVYNSHGAMIWESKQLDERGSPVESWDGTYKGHPVQQDVYVWKIQAIFRDGTIWNNKDVGNHDKLTEPVFGTIVLIR
- a CDS encoding PKD domain-containing protein, which translates into the protein MDTINAPNTSTTHKYTTAGTYVTTLTVVDGNGCTSTVTDSIQRSPCIVAAYTPSDTLLCQNYALAFSDFSTCDAQISQWVWTWGDTAQPTTYNSYQSLTTHTFTQPGTFLVKLKVSTIVGGSVISDSTQRVITVIATPMAGFSTQDVCYKQESMFTDTTKANGATLLTYRWEFGDPQSVYDTAVNRNPSWVYPAPGSYDPRLIVTNQSGCRDTATTSLIIHGLPSATFNSSIACVGHPTYFFDHSDPYLAPLNLWGWRVSDSLGRFLGSMQGSTPQFVFDSIGRYRVLLTASDTNQCADTLRAEVDVEPSPLSAFSYTEDVEQVQGQVQFNDGSIGADEYHWDFGNGEISPLASPLITYTEDGTYTVTLVTLNEQGCSDTTSMLYTLLFKGLVCPQCFCPGRYATADKDMETCRSEPGHLPLPGV